A region of Desulfuromonas sp. TF DNA encodes the following proteins:
- the glgA gene encoding glycogen synthase GlgA, with protein sequence MESKTDMGQSDQKYFPLAIQVSERARTHFDLPVELLHQPSPSLLRPLQQVALSLNRRQPERPASAAQLNLLALLNRIFRLISDRFLELHNCTFEDHTVRIDGEPAVIAELDAALESFVRLYPPAAVLRGKPRELFFKGEEAQANRRDTLVELFILATQCANPAAERFSPLYDDADLQRTIPYRQALAELDRKLQKVAVPGLLGRSLLSLLHAPIEASPHSLTGQVAFIRDHWGDLIPEDLLRSLVIALDVVAEEETMRGFGGGPALVPDFRAGLHYEEPEAFSPDTDWMPNVVLIAKTIYVWLDQLSKKYLRNIIRLDQIPDEELDLLARWGFTSLWLIGLWERSPASQKIKQIMGNPEAVSSAYSLYDYTVAGDLGGEDALAALEARCLARGICLASDVVPNHTGIYSRWTREHPDWYIQVDQPPYIGYRFTGPDLSWSDDVALFIEDGYWNHSDAAVVFKHVDRRSGKERYIYHGNDGTHMPWNDTAQLNYLLPEVREAMIRTIVAVARRFRVIRFDAAMTLAKKHFQRLWYPQPGGGSGVPSRAEHAMSRDDFDHAFPVEFWREVVDRVAAEVPDTLLIAEAFWLMEGYFVRTLGMHRVYNSAFMNMLKMEENAKYRSVIKNILEFNPAILQRFVNFMNNPDEATAVEQFGRGDKYFGVAVMLVTMPGLPMFGHGQVEGLSEKYGMEYRRAYRDEAPDEAFIRHHEAQIFPLMRRRRQFSGAEQFELYDFDTEGGVDENVFAYSNGSAEDKTLVVYNNRFGETEGRIGRSVAKNVPRHPGESNLVTTTLADAFKLAMGPDRFLRFRDTRSGLEYLRPCDAMQGLHLRLDAYEYYVFVDFRQIHDAEGIWGQLYGEIGDRPVVSLDWELRRVRLAPLLQAFRRTIDPQMLHELAAALGLSEEKWRKSPAQESFSRTLEVFLRTAEEVVRLPGQPQELHRTIMAELSEIRSLLKMKSRRVKERRSLKAMAAPWSTEEKSAGELRRMLEGVLLPFLTLHRLAQPSAGVSAGRRSARWMEEYLLEHVLEEVLGGGKGIRAALLAKTLVRHQEFWVPAVRRHDFAALLKETSVRQCLCANWADGTEWFNKECLEELSYGLFFVAAIASAAHFGRDTEGLLAHLAQIHGEQEKLLRHAEEAGYRMERFRNRILADQRTLYPLRERKTEPLKILLVSPEVAPFAKSGGLADVAGALPQALKDLGHDVRIIMPFYRSVDERGESLERRIASVEVDIGGEPRGGLLHQGVLNDVPVYYVENPHFFDREGLYGNGDGDFSDNALRFGFFCRSVLEFLPRIDFRPDVLHLNDWQTSLIPVLLRTELRDDPFYAGIGTLMTIHNLGYQGLFPPGVLTDLGVDPALASMEGLEFYGKVSLLKGGVIFADTVNTVSETYCKEIQTPELGIGFDGILRRRRDALIGIVNGLDMQQWNPAEDRALAAPFSASEPEGKARNKTALQQELGLEKRSEVPIVAMVTRLDTQKGLDLVEDAWEELMQRDLQFVLLGSGERVHMERFAKLRSRYPGKVSINLNFDEDLSRRIYAGSDIFLMPSHYEPCGLGQLIALRYGSLPVVRRTGGLADTVFDAAEKPRQGNGFVFDEPAAEDLLSALDRALRLYSDRPAWLSLARQAMAEDNSWTHSAERYITCYRKIREAKNG encoded by the coding sequence ATGGAAAGCAAAACAGATATGGGACAATCAGACCAGAAATATTTCCCCCTGGCCATCCAGGTCTCCGAGCGCGCACGGACACATTTCGATCTTCCCGTCGAATTACTGCATCAGCCCTCCCCGTCCCTCTTGCGCCCGCTGCAGCAGGTGGCCCTAAGCCTGAACCGCAGGCAGCCCGAACGTCCCGCCAGTGCCGCCCAGCTCAACCTTCTGGCACTTCTGAACCGGATCTTCCGCCTGATCTCGGACCGGTTTCTGGAGCTTCACAACTGCACCTTCGAAGACCATACCGTCCGCATCGACGGTGAGCCGGCGGTCATTGCCGAACTGGATGCGGCCCTGGAAAGCTTCGTTCGACTTTACCCGCCCGCCGCCGTCCTGCGCGGGAAACCCCGGGAACTTTTTTTCAAAGGGGAAGAGGCTCAGGCCAATCGGCGCGACACCCTGGTCGAGCTCTTTATCCTGGCCACCCAGTGCGCCAATCCCGCCGCCGAACGATTCAGCCCCCTTTACGACGATGCCGACCTGCAGCGCACCATCCCTTATCGTCAGGCTCTGGCCGAACTCGACCGGAAATTGCAGAAGGTCGCTGTTCCGGGGTTGCTCGGCCGCTCCCTGCTGTCGCTACTGCATGCGCCCATCGAGGCTTCTCCCCATTCGCTGACCGGGCAGGTGGCCTTCATTCGCGATCACTGGGGGGACCTGATTCCGGAAGATCTGCTGCGCAGCCTGGTGATCGCCCTCGATGTCGTGGCCGAGGAGGAGACAATGCGCGGCTTCGGCGGCGGCCCGGCCCTGGTCCCCGATTTTCGGGCCGGCCTCCATTACGAAGAACCCGAGGCCTTCTCTCCCGATACCGACTGGATGCCCAACGTGGTGCTGATCGCCAAGACGATCTATGTCTGGCTCGACCAGCTGTCGAAAAAATACCTCCGCAACATTATCCGGCTCGACCAGATTCCGGACGAGGAGCTCGACCTCCTGGCCCGATGGGGGTTCACTTCTCTTTGGCTGATCGGGCTCTGGGAGCGATCCCCGGCCTCCCAGAAGATCAAGCAGATCATGGGGAACCCCGAGGCGGTCTCCTCGGCCTATTCTCTATACGATTACACGGTGGCCGGCGACCTCGGAGGAGAAGACGCCCTGGCCGCCCTGGAGGCCCGGTGCCTGGCCCGGGGAATCTGCCTGGCGAGCGACGTGGTCCCCAATCACACCGGAATCTACTCCCGGTGGACCCGGGAGCACCCCGACTGGTACATCCAGGTCGACCAGCCCCCCTATATCGGCTACCGATTCACCGGCCCGGACCTTTCCTGGTCCGACGATGTGGCCCTCTTCATCGAGGACGGCTACTGGAATCATTCCGATGCGGCCGTCGTCTTCAAGCATGTGGACAGACGCAGCGGAAAAGAGCGCTACATCTATCACGGCAACGACGGCACCCACATGCCCTGGAACGATACGGCCCAGCTCAACTACCTGCTGCCGGAGGTGCGGGAGGCGATGATCCGCACCATCGTCGCCGTGGCGCGCCGCTTCCGGGTAATCCGCTTCGACGCCGCAATGACTTTGGCCAAGAAGCATTTCCAGCGCCTGTGGTACCCCCAGCCCGGAGGCGGTTCCGGGGTCCCTTCAAGGGCCGAGCACGCCATGAGCCGGGACGACTTCGACCACGCCTTTCCGGTGGAGTTCTGGCGCGAGGTCGTCGACCGGGTCGCCGCCGAGGTTCCCGATACCCTCCTGATCGCCGAAGCCTTCTGGCTCATGGAAGGGTACTTCGTCCGCACTCTCGGTATGCACCGGGTCTACAACAGCGCCTTCATGAACATGCTGAAGATGGAGGAGAATGCCAAATACCGCAGCGTCATCAAAAACATCCTCGAATTCAACCCCGCCATTCTGCAGCGTTTCGTCAATTTCATGAACAACCCCGATGAAGCCACAGCCGTCGAGCAGTTCGGCCGGGGGGACAAGTACTTCGGCGTGGCGGTCATGCTGGTGACCATGCCGGGACTCCCCATGTTCGGCCACGGGCAGGTGGAGGGGCTCTCGGAGAAGTACGGGATGGAGTACCGGCGGGCTTATCGTGACGAGGCTCCCGACGAAGCCTTCATCCGGCACCATGAGGCGCAGATCTTCCCCCTGATGCGCCGGAGGCGGCAGTTCAGCGGCGCCGAGCAGTTCGAACTCTACGACTTCGATACGGAAGGAGGAGTCGACGAGAACGTCTTCGCCTACTCCAACGGCAGCGCAGAGGACAAAACGCTGGTGGTCTACAACAACCGCTTCGGTGAGACCGAGGGGCGGATCGGCCGTTCCGTGGCCAAAAACGTCCCCCGCCACCCCGGCGAAAGCAACTTGGTGACCACCACCCTGGCCGACGCTTTCAAACTCGCCATGGGCCCCGACCGTTTCCTTCGCTTTCGCGACACCCGCAGCGGCCTCGAATACCTGCGTCCCTGCGACGCGATGCAGGGGCTGCATCTGCGACTGGACGCCTACGAGTATTACGTCTTCGTCGATTTCCGCCAGATCCACGATGCCGAAGGGATCTGGGGACAGCTGTACGGCGAGATCGGCGACCGGCCGGTGGTCAGCCTCGACTGGGAACTGCGCCGGGTTCGTTTGGCGCCGCTGCTGCAGGCCTTCAGGCGCACTATCGATCCGCAGATGCTGCACGAGTTGGCCGCGGCTCTTGGGCTGTCTGAAGAAAAATGGCGGAAGAGTCCGGCGCAGGAGAGCTTTTCCCGCACCCTGGAAGTGTTTCTTCGGACCGCGGAAGAGGTCGTGCGCCTTCCCGGTCAGCCGCAGGAACTGCACCGGACGATCATGGCGGAGCTGAGTGAGATCCGTTCGCTGCTGAAGATGAAAAGCCGCAGAGTGAAGGAGCGCCGGAGCCTGAAGGCCATGGCCGCGCCCTGGAGCACAGAGGAAAAGTCGGCAGGGGAACTCAGGCGGATGCTCGAAGGAGTGCTGCTCCCTTTCCTGACTCTGCACCGCCTGGCCCAGCCCTCGGCGGGAGTGTCCGCCGGGCGGCGAAGTGCCCGCTGGATGGAGGAATATCTGCTGGAGCATGTCCTCGAGGAGGTGCTGGGAGGCGGAAAGGGCATCCGCGCCGCGCTGCTGGCCAAGACCCTGGTCCGCCACCAGGAGTTCTGGGTTCCCGCCGTCCGTCGGCATGATTTCGCCGCCCTGCTTAAAGAGACTTCGGTGCGGCAATGCCTCTGTGCGAACTGGGCGGATGGAACCGAATGGTTCAACAAGGAATGCCTGGAAGAGCTCTCTTACGGTCTTTTCTTTGTTGCGGCAATCGCCTCCGCGGCCCATTTCGGCCGGGACACGGAAGGACTCCTCGCTCACCTGGCACAGATCCACGGGGAACAGGAGAAGCTTCTTCGGCATGCCGAAGAAGCCGGCTACCGGATGGAGCGGTTCCGGAACCGGATTCTCGCCGACCAGCGGACTCTGTATCCTCTCCGCGAGAGGAAGACCGAACCGCTGAAAATCCTCCTGGTTTCTCCGGAAGTTGCGCCTTTTGCCAAGAGCGGCGGGCTGGCCGATGTCGCCGGGGCACTCCCCCAGGCGTTGAAGGACCTCGGCCATGATGTGCGGATCATCATGCCCTTTTACCGGAGTGTGGACGAAAGGGGCGAATCCCTGGAGCGGCGCATCGCCAGCGTGGAAGTCGATATCGGCGGTGAACCCCGGGGCGGACTCCTGCACCAGGGAGTCCTGAATGACGTGCCGGTCTATTATGTCGAGAACCCCCATTTCTTCGACCGGGAGGGGCTTTACGGCAACGGCGATGGAGATTTCTCCGACAATGCCCTGCGATTCGGCTTTTTCTGTCGGAGCGTTCTGGAATTTCTGCCGCGGATCGATTTCCGTCCGGATGTTCTGCATCTCAACGACTGGCAGACCAGTCTGATTCCGGTACTGCTGCGCACCGAACTGCGGGATGATCCATTCTACGCCGGAATCGGCACCCTGATGACCATTCACAATCTCGGCTACCAGGGCCTTTTCCCGCCAGGGGTGTTGACCGATCTCGGCGTCGATCCCGCACTGGCATCCATGGAAGGGTTGGAATTTTACGGAAAGGTCTCTCTCCTCAAGGGAGGGGTGATCTTTGCCGACACCGTGAACACCGTCTCCGAGACCTATTGCAAGGAAATCCAGACCCCCGAATTGGGGATCGGTTTCGACGGAATCCTTCGCCGGCGCCGGGACGCCTTGATCGGAATCGTCAACGGCCTGGACATGCAACAGTGGAATCCGGCAGAGGACCGGGCGCTTGCCGCGCCCTTCAGTGCATCCGAGCCGGAGGGAAAAGCGCGGAACAAGACCGCTCTGCAGCAGGAGCTGGGCCTTGAGAAGAGGTCCGAGGTCCCGATCGTCGCCATGGTGACCCGTCTGGACACCCAGAAGGGTCTGGACCTGGTGGAAGACGCCTGGGAGGAGCTCATGCAGCGTGACCTGCAGTTCGTCCTGCTCGGCAGCGGGGAACGGGTGCACATGGAACGCTTCGCCAAATTGAGGAGCCGGTATCCGGGAAAGGTTTCCATCAACCTGAACTTCGACGAGGATCTCTCCCGGCGCATTTATGCCGGCAGCGACATCTTTCTGATGCCGAGCCACTATGAGCCGTGCGGTCTCGGCCAGCTCATCGCCCTGCGCTACGGATCGCTCCCTGTCGTCCGCAGAACCGGAGGACTCGCCGATACGGTCTTCGATGCCGCAGAGAAACCGCGGCAGGGCAACGGATTCGTCTTTGACGAGCCCGCCGCCGAGGACCTGCTGTCGGCCCTCGACCGGGCACTGCGCCTCTACTCCGACCGCCCCGCCTGGCTGAGCCTGGCGCGGCAAGCCATGGCCGAGGATAATTCCTGGACTCATTCAGCCGAACGCTATATAACTTGCTATCGAAAGATCAGGGAGGCGAAAAATGGCTGA
- a CDS encoding HNH endonuclease encodes MDLFFEPSEEQVRREREKARELRKSQWWKNRVAQGVCHYCGAEMAPKELTLDHIVPVIRGGKSTRGNCVPSCKECNNRKKHLLPIEWEEYLDRLKDKG; translated from the coding sequence GTGGATTTATTTTTTGAGCCTTCGGAAGAGCAGGTTCGCCGGGAGAGGGAAAAGGCCCGCGAGCTGCGCAAAAGCCAATGGTGGAAAAACCGGGTAGCGCAAGGGGTCTGTCATTATTGCGGAGCTGAGATGGCGCCGAAGGAGTTGACCCTTGACCACATCGTTCCCGTCATCCGGGGGGGCAAGAGCACCAGGGGAAACTGCGTACCGTCCTGCAAGGAATGCAACAACCGCAAGAAACATCTCCTCCCCATCGAATGGGAGGAGTATCTTGACAGGTTAAAGGACAAAGGATAA